A single Chanos chanos chromosome 8, fChaCha1.1, whole genome shotgun sequence DNA region contains:
- the ptp4a3b gene encoding protein tyrosine phosphatase type IVA 3 isoform X1 — MARMNRPAPVEVCYKNMRFLITHNPTNATLSTFIEDLKKYGATTVVRVCEITYDKTPLEKDGITVMDWPFDDGAPPPTKIVDDWLSLLKNKFCEDPGCCVAVHCVAGLGRAPVLVALALIESGMKYEDAIQFIRQKRRGAINSKQLTYLEKYRPKQRLRFKDPHNHKNKCCLM, encoded by the exons ATGGCCAGGATGAATCGACCGGCCCCCGTTGAGGTCTGCTACAAAAATATGCGCTTCTTGATAACGCACAACCCCACCAATGCCACCCTCAGCACTTTCATTGAG gatcTGAAGAAGTATGGGGCAACAACAGTTGTGCGTGTATGCGAAATCACATATGATAAGACTCCACTGGAGAAGGATGGGATTACTGTCATG GACTGGCCCTTTGATGACGGTGCTCCCCCCCCTACTAAGATCGTGGATGACTGGCTGAGCCTGCTGAAGAATAAGTTCTGTGAGGACCCAGGCTGCTGCGTGGCTGTGCACTGCGTCGCAGGGCTGGGTCG CGCCCCGGTCTTAGTGGCTTTGGCCCTCATAGAGAGCGGAATGAAGTATGAGGATGCTATTCAGTTCATTAGACA AAAACGCCGGGGTGCCATCAACAGCAAGCAGCTGACCTATCTAGAGAAATACAGGCCCAAACAGAGACTACGCTTCAAGGACCCACACAACCACAAGAATAAATGCTGCCTCATGTAA
- the ptp4a3b gene encoding protein tyrosine phosphatase type IVA 3 isoform X2, which produces MARMNRPAPVEVCYKNMRFLITHNPTNATLSTFIEDLKKYGATTVVRVCEITYDKTPLEKDGITVMDWPFDDGAPPPTKIVDDWLSLLKNKFCEDPGCCVAVHCVAGLGRKRRGAINSKQLTYLEKYRPKQRLRFKDPHNHKNKCCLM; this is translated from the exons ATGGCCAGGATGAATCGACCGGCCCCCGTTGAGGTCTGCTACAAAAATATGCGCTTCTTGATAACGCACAACCCCACCAATGCCACCCTCAGCACTTTCATTGAG gatcTGAAGAAGTATGGGGCAACAACAGTTGTGCGTGTATGCGAAATCACATATGATAAGACTCCACTGGAGAAGGATGGGATTACTGTCATG GACTGGCCCTTTGATGACGGTGCTCCCCCCCCTACTAAGATCGTGGATGACTGGCTGAGCCTGCTGAAGAATAAGTTCTGTGAGGACCCAGGCTGCTGCGTGGCTGTGCACTGCGTCGCAGGGCTGGGTCG AAAACGCCGGGGTGCCATCAACAGCAAGCAGCTGACCTATCTAGAGAAATACAGGCCCAAACAGAGACTACGCTTCAAGGACCCACACAACCACAAGAATAAATGCTGCCTCATGTAA